A window of the Dictyostelium discoideum AX4 chromosome 4 chromosome, whole genome shotgun sequence genome harbors these coding sequences:
- a CDS encoding EGF-like domain-containing protein, producing the protein MKSLFLNFIFLLIFLGRVFCQTCPAGTTLANGACVKQVITQITTATCRSGSKSDFYWLSGSANPCPSGWSVEYPVRTAPITNNQLTWYWCVDILDVGGFTTEVLFSSVLNCGGYQAYTIGTITFSTTNRYLVVSFCSNQGDMVESNSKPITSDATKNLCTKGKGTITDVRYLEIYSAVCPSGYTGTAPSCTDINECSTSNGGCAHNCANTAGSFTCSCRAGYTLNSDKKSCTDINECSTNNGGCNQVCTNSAGSFACSCRAGYTLGTDKKTCVDINECSTNNGGCAHNCANTAGSFTCSCRAGYTLNSDKKSCTDINECSTNNGGCNQVCTNSAGSFACSCNAGYSLGTDKKTCTDINECSTNNGGCNQVCTNSAGSFACSCNSGYSLGTDKKTCADINECSTNNGGCNQVCTNSAGSFSCSCNSGYSLGTDQKTCADINECSTNNGGCNQICTNSVGSFSCSCNSGYSLGTDKKTCTDINECSTNNGGCNQVCTNSAGSFSCSCNQGYLLGTDQKTCADINECDQKICGTANCTNTVGSYQCSCPSGYSFTGSSCVDIDECSTNNGGCAQVCTNSAGGFSCSCNSGYILSTDKKNCNDINECSTNNGGCSQVCTNSAGSFSCSCNSGYLLSTDKKTCTDKNECLTNNGGCTQVCTNSVGSFSCSCNSGFILNSNKLSCDDINECDQKICGTANCTNIPGSYQCSCPSGYSFTGSGCIDIDECDQKICGTANCTNSPGSYQCSCPSGYSFTGSSCIDIDECSADNGGCSQICTNSVGSFSCSCNSGFTLNSNKLSCDDINECDQNICGTANCANSPGSYQCSCPNGYSFTGSGCIDIDECSTDNGGCSQICTNSVGSFSCSCDSGYTLNVDNKKSCDDIDECISNNGGCDQKCANIPGSFGCYCNSGFALNKNNKTCDDIDECSTNNGDCGQICINQIGSYQCSCNLGFTLNQNNKNCDDIDECLTNNGDCQHVCKNLQGSFQCSCNSGYLLNQDNKKCDDIDECSTDNGGCIQVCTNSVGSFSCSCNSGFTLNENKLSCDDIDECENGDNKCVGEFTSCQNTDGSYSCICPSNGFSNNSTYCEDINECLSNELNECSSNTICENRNGSYVCQCNPSDYSHSSPFTCEPKPIITNFYQKPFRSNIFVVQGINFVEFDTKVTIGEMICDYVTGNDTYTECSSREGKEVIGNVIVEANNILSDPFNFIGAPYIVSYSHNPPTIGNDLITITGRNLPTLGLVEIIINSINCPVSQIISNEQITCTIGQGSGSYNYIRLYNESVTNTDTTYITYANPIIKSTSNVYSSGGILTVFGENFGLVTKSFATLSVGNKHCSNVEIKSHTELTCELESTSVIYSQLIDLVVDNLPVANDYYFTYSTLEDTRCPLDCSGKGQCTPSGCVCDIGFTGLSCNETRAEIDPIPPTVDVPSINVGSNNSENGFGYKITIIRIEELDINDQVEVSIDLLQSKWGRHSSTNQWTFNITLENQSYLEATFEYFKQSRNITFASNSFVIPSESIKLSFKTQKWPFLRKLNSLRIVVQTETLLLNDDANQCSIDGPTVSTYNQHLWTTTENPETGMITRFISYASVDGHPVIAHIESLESPSRTTSVIGISVPYFKNESLIDPDFGMLLNVNNKPTGICEDDKTVDWKLATGVSIGGAAAVAIAGIGAFVFRDRKKKKQLNTMLNKKINK; encoded by the exons atgaagtcattatttttaaattttatatttttattaatttttttgggGAGAGTATTTTGTCAAACATGTCCAGCAGGAACAACATTAGCTAATGGAGCATGTGTTAAACAAGTTATAACTCAAATTACTACAGCCACTTGTAGATCAGGTTCAAAGAGTGATTTTTACTGGTTATCAGGTTCTGCAAATCCATGTCCATCCGGATGGTCAGTGGAATACCCAGTCAGAACTGCaccaattacaaataatcaattaactTGGTATTGGTGTGTAGACATTTTAGATGTTGGAGGCTTCACTACAGAAGTTCTTTTCTCATCAGTGCTAAATTGTGGTGGTTATCAAGCCTATACAATTGGTACAATCACCTTCTCAACAACCAATAGATATTTGGTTGTTTCATTTTGTTCAAATCAAGGTGATATGGTTGAATCAAATTCTAAACCAATAACATCTGATGCTACTAAAAATTTATGTACAAAAGGAAAAGGAACAATCACAGATGTTAGGTACCTAGAAATTTATTCAGCAGTTTGTCCAAGCGGTTATACAGGAACAGCTCCTTCATGCACAG ATATAAATGAATGTTCAACTTCAAATGGTGGTTGTGCTCATAATTGTGCAAATACAGCAGGTAGTTTCACATGTTCTTGTAGAGCAGGTTACACATTGAATAGTGATAAAAAATCTTGTACAGATATAAATGAATGTTCAACtaataatggtggttgtAATCAAGTTTGTACAAATTCAGCAGGTAGTTTCGCATGTTCATGTAGAGCAGGTTACACATTAGGTACTGATAAAAAGACTTGTGTAGATATAAATGAATGTTCAACtaataatggtggttgtGCTCATAATTGTGCAAATACAGCAGGTAGTTTCACATGTTCTTGTAGAGCAGGTTACACATTGAATAGTGATAAAAAATCTTGTACAGATATAAATGAATGTTCAACtaataatggtggttgtAATCAAGTTTGTACAAATTCAGCAGGTAGTTTCGCATGTTCATGTAATGCAGGTTATTCATTAGGTACTGATAAAAAGACCTGTACAGATATAAATGAATGTTCAACtaataatggtggttgtAATCAAGTTTGTACAAATTCAGCAGGTAGTTTCGCATGTTCATGTAATTCAGGTTATTCATTAGGTACTGATAAAAAGACTTGTGCAGATATAAATGAATGTTCAACtaataatggtggttgtAATCAAGTTTGTACAAATTCAGCAGGTAGTTTCTCATGTTCATGTAATTCAGGTTATTCATTAGGAACTGACCAAAAGACTTGTGCAGATATAAATGAATGTTCAACtaataatggtggttgtAATCAAATTTGTACAAATTCAGTTGGTAGTTTCTCATGTTCATGTAATTCAGGTTATTCATTAGGTACTGATAAAAAGACCTGTACAGATATAAATGAATGTTCAACtaataatggtggttgtAATCAAGTTTGTACAAATTCAGCAGGTAGTTTCTCATGTTCATGTAATCAAGGTTATTTATTAGGTACTGACCAAAAGACTTGTGCAGATATAAATGAATGCGATCAAAAAATATGTGGTACTGCAAACTGTACAAATACAGTGGGAAGTTATCAATGTTCATGTCCAAGTGGTTACTCATTTACAGGTTCAAGTTGTGTAGATATTGATGAATGTTCAACTAATAATGGGGGTTGTGCACAAGTTTGTACAAATTCAGCAGGTGGTTTCTCATGTTCATGTAATTCTGGTTATATATTAAGTACTGATAAAAAGAATTGTAATGATATAAATGAATGTTCAACTAATAATGGCGGCTGTAGTCAAGTTTGTACAAATTCAGCAGGTAGTTTCTCATGTTCATGTAATTCAGGTTATTTATTGAGTACTGATAAAAAGACTTGTACagataaaaatgaatgtttaactaataatggtggttgtACACAAGTTTGTACAAATTCAGTTGGTAGTTTCTCATGTTCATGTAATTCAggttttatattaaattcaaataaattatcatgtGATGATATAAATGAATGCGATCAAAAGATTTGTGGAACTGCAAATTGCACTAATATACCAGGAAGTTATCAATGTTCATGTCCAAGTGGTTATTCATTTACTGGTTCAGGTTGTATTGATATAGATGAATGCGATCAAAAGATTTGTGGCACTGCAAATTGTACAAATTCACCAGGAAGTTACCAATGTTCATGTCCAAGTGGTTACTCATTTACAGGTTCAAGTTgtattgatattgatgaatGTTCTGCTGATAATGGTGGTTGCAGTCAAATTTGTACAAATTCAGTTGGTAGTTTCTCATGTTCATGTAATTCAGGTTTtacattaaattcaaataaattatcatgtGATGATATAAATGAATGTGATCAAAATATTTGTGGAACTGCAAATTGTGCAAACTCTCCAGGAAGTTATCAATGTTCATGTCCAAATGGTTACTCATTTACAGGTTCAGGTTGTATCGATATTGATGAATGTTCTACTGATAATGGTGGTTGTAGTCAAATTTGTACAAATTCAGTTGGTAGTTTCTCATGTTCATGTGATTCAGGTTATACTTTAaatgttgataataaaaagtcttgtgatgatattgatgaatgtatttcaaataatggtGGTTGTGATCAAAAATGTGCAAATATTCCAGGTAGTTTCGGATGTTATTGTAACTCAGGTTTtgcattaaataaaaataacaaaacaTGTGATGACATTGATGAATGTTCAACTAATAACGGTGATTGTGGACAAATTTGTATAAACCAAATAGGTAGTTACCAATGTTCATGTAATTTAGGTTTCActttaaatcaaaacaacaaaaattgtgatgatattgatgaatGTTTAACtaataatggtgattgtCAACACGTTTGTAAAAACTTACAAGGTAGTTTCCAATGTTCTTGTAATTCAggttatttattaaatcaagacaataaaaaatgtgatgatattgatgaatGTTCTACTGATAATGGTGGTTGTATTCAAGTTTGTACAAATTCAGTTGGTAGTTTCTCATGTTCATGTAATTCAGGTTTtacattaaatgaaaataaattatcatgtgatgatattgatgaatgtgaaaatggtgataataaatgTGTTGGTGAATTTACTTCTTGTCAAAATACCGATGGTTCCTATTCATGTATTTGTCCATCGAAtggattttcaaataatagtacCTATTGTGAAGATATTAATGAATGTTTATCAAATGAATTGAATGAATGTAGTTCAAATACAATTTGTGAAAATAGAAATGGTAGTTATGTTTGTCAATGTAATCCATCAGATTATTCTCATTCATCTCCATTTACATGTGAACCAAAACCTATCATTAcaaatttttatcaaaaaccATTCAGATCCAATATATTTGTTGTTCAAGGTATCAATTTCGTAGAGTTTGATACAAAGGTTACAATTGGTGAAATGATTTGTGATTATGTTACTGGTAATGATACATATACTGAATGTTCAAGTAGAGAAGGTAAAGAAGTTATTGGTAATGTTATAGTTGAAGCAAATAACATTTTATCAGATCCtttcaattttattggtGCACCATATATTGTTAGTTATTCACATAATCCACCAACTAttggtaatgatttaattacaaTAACTGGTAGAAATCTCCCAACTTTAGGTTTAGttgaaataattatcaaCTCAATTAATTGCCCAGTATCCcaaataatatcaaatgaACAGATTACTTGTACAATTGGTCAAGGTTCAGGTAGTTACAATTATATTAGATTATATAATGAATCTGTAACAAACACAGATACAACCTATATAACCTATGCAAatccaattattaaatcaacatcAAACGTCTATTCAAGTGGTGGTATTTTAACAGTTTTTGGTGAAAACTTTGGTTTGGTAACTAAATCTTTTGCTACTCTTAGTGTTGGTAATAAACATTGTAGTaatgttgaaattaaatctcATACAGAGTTAACTTGTGAATTAGAGTCAACATCTGTTATTTACtctcaattaattgatttggttgttgataatttacCAGTTGCCAATGATTACTATTTCACTTACTCAACATTGGAAGATACTCGATGCCCATTGGATTGTAGTGGAAAAGGTCAATGTACTCCAAGTGGTTGTGTTTGTGATATTGGTTTCACTGGTCTTTCATGTAATGAAACTCGTGCAGAAATTGATCCAATCCCACCAACAGTCGATGTTCCATCAATTAATGTTGGTAGCAATAATAGTGAAAATGGATTTGGTTATaaaatcaccatcattagAATTGAAGAATTAGATATTAATGATCAAGTTGAAGTTTCAATCGATTTATTACAATCTAAATGGGGTCGTCATTCATCAACTAATCAATGGACTTTCAATATTACTCTTGAAAATCAATCTTATTTGGAAGCAACATTTGAATACTTTAAACAATCACGTAATATTACCTTTGCTTCAAACTCTTTTGTAATTCCATCAGAATCAATTAAACTTTCATTCAAAACTCAAAAATGGCCATTCcttagaaaattaaattcccTTAGAATCGTTGTTCAAACTGAAACTCTTTTATTGAATGATGATGCCAATCAATGTTCAATTGATGGACCAACCGTTTCAACTTATAATCAACATCTTTGGACAACCACTGAAAATCCTGAAACTGGTATGATCACAAGATTCATTTCCTATGCATCAGTTGATGGTCATCCAGTTATTGCACATATTGAATCTTTAGAATCACCATCTAGAACCACTTCTGTGATTGGTATTTCCGTACCAtactttaaaaatgaatcattaattgatcCAGATTTTGGTATGCTCTTAAATGTCAATAATAAACCAACTGGTATATGTGAAGATGATAAAACTGTCGATTGGAAATTAGCAACTGGTGTATCAATTGGTGGTGCTGCTGCTGTTGCAATTGCTGGTATAGGTGCTTTTGTATTTAGAgatagaaagaaaaagaaacaattaaatactatgctaaataaaaaaataaataaataa